Part of the Oncorhynchus tshawytscha isolate Ot180627B linkage group LG07, Otsh_v2.0, whole genome shotgun sequence genome, AGGTTGTGCTCTGTAAAACCATCCACATGATCAGCAAACATAAGCTTAATAATTATGCGAGATTATCATTGACTAAGTACTTTACAATATTCAGACAGGAAAAAGAGTTGCAAAATATGGCTCCAAGGACAGTGTTTCCAAAAGCTGTCATTATGAATATTGACAGTGTGTATCAGAAGTTCAGGTGAGGTCTTTGAATTCATAGTACAGGTCATCAATTTGTGGAGTGCATGACAGCAAGCTTCAAACAAAACCTCAGACCAAGGCATTAATATGATGCAGGTTTGCACCAACAAAACCCATCCGATCATAAACTGTCCCCATTTGTTCTCTCTTGTATTGACTCCATCCATTACCTACCGCAATGACCACGATACAGCACATTTCCGTTATGTGGGCTTTTCCCTGTACAGACTAGAGGCCTTACAGAGGAACACCAACTGTCATCCTCAAGCATTTTACCCCATGCCATGCAATGCTCCCACTAGTCTGCAGTATACTGAAAGTGCATTTGCATTTAATTATCTGGTCATTTCTCCTCAGTCCAACCCCCATATGCCATAGATAGACCTGTGAGTGGCTGCTCTCCACTGCATTGTCTCTTGGGAGTGCTGTGTTGGTCTGTGAATATGGATGTCACACTGCTCACTGGCACCCTCATGTGGAGCAACACAGGGCAATCTGCTGCACCTTAGCCAGCTCTGTTAGCAGCAGCTTCATGCTGTGTTTAAGCTGAGGCAGGCGGGCCAGAGGCTCTGGGGGCTCCAGCTCCCCTGTGTAGTCCAGCCAACTCTCCAACACTGAGGAGAAAAGACAGAACAGACAACACTGTCAATCACTCATGTCAGATGCATAGCTGAGAGGAACCTATAATATACAGTAGATGTATTGATTGTGGCTACACCTTTGTGACAGGTAAGAGGGCAATGTCTTGTTGTTTTgctttaaaatctctttttcccCATTGTACATATACAATCAGTGGCAACACAAAACACTTTACTTGCTGACAGAAAACAAAGGGCATGCCTCACCATCCAGCTCCCTCTCAATGAAGTCCATCCTGTGAGTGACCTCTTCCTGTACGGCATCTATGTGATCCAGCAGGTTGATCTGCCACTGGTGCTGCTGGCTACTGCCATCTccgtcccctccctccatcttcacCTCGGCCTGGCCCCAGCGACCAACATCTGAACCCTGGACACATGGGAAAGAAGATGCTTCAGTCATAAGGTTGGACTACCACTCTATAGTATTGTGCATGCAGGATGTATGGATAGAGAGTATAGGAAGCTTTAGTTTTTTAACAAGGACCAGCGATCAGTTGTATACCCACCTATtgttttaccactacatcactggctgAAATAGAACAGACCTTGGGGTGAGTGTTCAGGGGTGTGTGTGGGCGGAAACAGCACTAACCTTGGTGTGAGTGTTCAGGTGTGTGTGGGCTTTGGGCCTGGCTGTCTCTAGCATGCCTCCATAGCGCTGCTCTCTCTCCAGTAGGTCCTCAGTACTCCTCAGGCTGTCCTCCAGCTCAGAGCCCCTCCGTGTGGTCTCCACAACCAGCCTCTGCTCCACCGCAGGGTAGTACGCCCGCGGCTTCTGGTAGCAGTGCTCACTCATAATGTACGAGTCCTGGAACGACTGGTATGGCGAGAAGGCGGAAGAGGAGGCCTGACTGAGCTTCTCCATGGCGGCTGACATCAGAGCTTCTGCTCCCCCACGCGCAAGACTCTTGTGGTCCCTCTCTGAGCCCTCGTCTGTTGGCGCTGGAGACGGTGCTGCGTCAGTGCCCGTCCCCGAGCCGTCTCTCCTCCAGGGCCTCTCTGCCCGCTTCCAGGGCTGGCACCACAGCCGCAAGTCCGGGTGGGTTTGGGTACTACAGGGCCACACACAGGCATTCAGACTCCATACAGACTCTACTCATTTCGTAAGGGTATAAGATATTCATTCATATTAGTGTATAGATGGATAGTTTTTCCCATTCTATTCCTCTACTTACTGTAGGATGCTCATCTTGAGCTGCAGGCCATTGAGCACCTCCACCACACGGTGGACATCTCCTAGTAGCTGGTGTGTTGCTGCAATCTTCTTTGCATTTTGGTGGGAGTAGTTTTCATCCAGGAAGGACAGACCGTACATGTGACCCCTGCTCAGCCAATCACGGTCATACCAGTACCGCAGGCTCTGCCTCTGACCTGGAACAAAGATCATGAAGGGTCACATGGTATCATAAGACACATCCAGAAAAATTACAGTTAATTGTATTGGCTTATTTAGTTTAGTGTGAGCCTCTTTTAAACGCCTGTGGAGAAACCTGCGATGGATTTACTAGCAATCCCAGTTGTATGTTCCTGGCTCTCACCTGGTGGGTCTCGGCAGACGTAGCAAGCATATTTGTCAGGGACGTTCTCCTCCAGGAGGCCCATGCAGGTGCCATGCTGCCAGCACAGACACTCCTCACACTGAGGGAGATGAGAGACAAGGCCAGGGAGCAGAGTTACTATCAACTACTCAATCATGCAAATCAAGGTTTCTCTCTGTTGCTAATGGTCGGCCTGAGATGGGCTTGGCCTTCAGTTAGGTGCTATTTAATCTCAGTTTACTCCAGAACTAACGTTTAAGGACTGCCTTTCCCCAACCCTGATACGTCCAAATAATCGGGGATGAAAAACCCAAACACTGATGTGGTGATACTAATGGTTTGTCAAGGTTGATGGTTTGTTTACATAGCAGGTTAGAACTATCATGGCAAGttgggagaattaacgtagcaggttatgtgaatgaggttaaggttaggaaaagggttaggcttAGTTAAAATGCTCCAATTGTCAATAAGTTTAGTCCCAACTCCATCTAGTAGGCCATCTGGTAGGCCTGAGGCCTAACCCAACTGTAGGCCTAACTCCATCTAGTCACAACGGTAAAAGTCCCGACAAACCATCAGTATCGACAAACCGTCACTATCATAACACCTGAACTACTGCTGCTTGTTATCCTACGCATTCCATCCCGTCGCGATAGATTCTTGGGTTTACAGAATCGCAGAATCTGTCTCAGAGAGATGGTGCCATTTGACAAATGTGATtgatttaaatatatagagtTGGTAGGAATCCACTAGTCTCGCAGTCTCACTGATGTGTATTGGAGGGAGGTTTGGGCTAGAGCCAGGTAAAACCCCAAGGTAGCTCACCTGTATCATGAAATCATTTtcctcttccacctcacagaCACAACGCACAATCTCCTGAGCGCCCGTCTCCAAGGCAACAGAGCCCAGATTCAGGGGTGGAGTAGTGACGTCCAGCTCCGCCCCCTGCTCATCATCACTCCACCCACAGCTGTcagttgaccaatcactgatgcTATCCTCATCTAGGAGGGGAAAATAAAGGGATGGAAAAGGTTAACTAATACAAACAATCCTGGTCAAGATGACCCAAGTCTCTTTTAGAAACATTGCAATACTACATAGACATCTATATTTCTTCCATGAGCTAGTTTTATACCAAACAGTATGTTTCTCAATGTGAGTCCCCAGAAGATAACAGAATTTACATCCAAATGACATGTTTGATCAAGACAATATTGTAACACCAGCAATAATGGTAGAAAATATAGGAGGAAACTATAGCCAATTTCATCCACAGTATTCTAACGTACATTTaagtgccaaaataaaggaaacacttgagtaaatgagggatacaaagtatattgaaagcaggtgcttctacacaggtgtggttcctgagttaattaagcaattaacatccaatcatgctttgggtcatgtataaaaatacccagttgcccattattttgcctaccatggctagaagagatcCCAGTGACTttaagaggggtctcaaaggagcatatggatttaaagggtgtgtgtgtgtccctatgcCACGGCACATATAAGCTGTTCTGGAATCGCATGGTTGCCCAACGTTCTAGTaagacattttgttgttgtttcctttattttggcagttacctgtatatcctTTATGCATAGCTCTATGGGTTGGACAATAATGAGTATAAAGCAAGCCATAGCAGCAAAAAAAGGCCCTTGATTCTATCAATAAACCATAGAATCAGTCCTCAACTCTGACAACAGTTAGTTTGCTTTTCACGCCAGAAAGTGTGGAAAATAATGAGCAACATCGGTTTGATAAAGAATTGAAAAGATACAGGTCGAAGCCAAGGACAAATGACTTGGATTGACACCAGGCAAAGAATAATGGCAAAagggagagagcgacacacacacataacatacacacactgatacccaCCATCCACGTGTATCTGCTCTGACTGGTTGTATCCGGGCCTGCAGTGGTATAACTCAGGCTTGTGATTGTGTGAGAGGGGGAATTTGAGTGGCAAATTCAATTTGGACTGAAGATCGAATATTGAGATGTCAATATTCTCCTCACTACCTGTGTACTCTGTTaataaaggggagggagggggaagcagACGCAGAACAAAATGTCAACTTTGGACTTGCTGATGAGGACAAACAAGAGATACTCTATTGGGGGGGTggggacaaacacacactatataaaaCAGACCTCTGATGTTTACAGCTAAAGATACTATTATTGGTAGGGGAATATTTCCTTATAACAAAGAAACCATAAATGGTCAACTTGTGTCCATAAAATACCTCTACTTGAGTATTTCTGAGAGGTGAACTGGCCAAAACAGTGTAAACAGTCTAATTGTGCATAGTAAATAAACTATCCTCCTAAAAGGTGTTATAACAAGTGTTATCAGAGTTACTCAGAGTGAACTAGGTCAACAGACCAATAGTGGTTCAAACTTGGTTAGAGAAGTGGTGTCACAGTGGCTTGTGGTCAGCATTAGACTTTTCACAGATGAGTGAGATGGTTATTAAATCCATAATAAAGGCCTTACTAGCCTAATGTGTTATTATATGAACCAAACATGAGCCGAAGATGTGCATATCATTAAAGGTCAGTGAAAAGGGAGGTAAAAGCACAAGACTGCTGATGCAAATGAAATGAGCAGTGGCTATTTGACTGATGAAGCGGTATAGGCCAGAGGTGAGGACAGGTAGTTTTAGTGATAATCCCACACAGACCTACACCTACCACACCAAGAGGAATGCAGGATGGCTCTGTGCTCAGGGGCCTTCCCACGGCCTGAATGAAGCGTTGCACATGCAGCTGAGCAACAGGACACGGGCCCCATTCAGAACGGTAGGGTGACTAGAGTCCCCTTCTTACCAGACTTggccttctttttcttcttctttttcttcagtTTAACGCGAAGGAAGTCCGTTTGTTTCTTATCCTTCAGCCGGTCTCGTTCTTTCACCAATCCTGCAGTGACACAGAGTGAACCAAGGGTTAAGAGAGTGCTTTACATCCTGAACGCATTACAAACACTAGAGCATGCCAAATTTCACAATATTCCTGTTGTGTCACATTTAGAGAAAGTGAAAATGAATCTCTGATCAGAAATCAGCTAAGATGCCTACACATTTGCTTCCATCTATTGACCTATTTAAGCCCTCTCTTTAGATCTTTCCATGTCTCCATTTTATACACACCTAAGTCCATGCCACTGCTCATAAACGTCTCTGTCGCCACCGGTCTCTGGCCATTCCTGTCCAGCTGGTTCTCTTTGCTCTTCTCCCTCAGCAGCACCCTCTGCTGCTGGCTCTGCGTTGGCTCTGTGCTGACAGCAGGTGGCACTGACCTGCGTCTGCTCATTGTCTTTGCCTCACTACGTGGAGACGGGGGAGTTCTGATAGGACTGTGCACAGTGGAGTCTGCCAGGCATAGAACAAACATTATAATGACTAAACCTTTTGGTAAATCTATCAACTCATTTTTTTACACTCACGCATTGAGGCAGAGATGGTGCGTCTCCTCTTAGGACTCTCCAGAGTGGTAGGGAAGGGGTGCTTCTCTGAGGCCTGGGTCTGGACGCTCCTGGTGGGGCTAAGGTCATCCTCTAGCTGCTGGTCCTCTCCGTGGTAGTACTTCATGTGGTAGTGAAGCAGCTTGGCCTTGCGGAATGACTTGGTGCAACCCACAGCGCTGCATTTAAACGGGTTGTGGTCCAAGTTGATGGACAGGACTGGGGGAGGCTGGTTTTTGATCACTCTGTACACTGAAAACACAATGGAGACGTGTAAGAGAGGATGGACAAACAGCTAGGAGTGGAAAGAAACATGTAAACTGATCTaacagagagcagggggagaactcacatggctctctgctGAATCTGTTGGGGTTGTGAAAACCCTGCTTCCTTATTGCTGGAACAAAAGACAAAGAGACCATATAAAACTGACAATCCCTGACTGACGACATTCAACAACAAATTAAAAACACTTCACTCTCTCAGAATTCTCATAAATATATTCAAACCTTCTATACTATTTTGTCAACTTGAAATGTGGACAGAACCTTGAAATATAACTGCAGTGACAGCTTCCATTATTTGGAAATAAG contains:
- the LOC112254387 gene encoding PHD finger protein 20 isoform X2, with product MRSCAPVVRVHREKKSTACSRIRSGGTTRCTSPLETQYPEIKQEVDVGMMSKTPPNRRGITFEVGATLEARDTLKNWYPANIEKIDYSDEKILIHYRQWSHRYDEWFDWTSPYLRPVERIQLRRQGLLDDDPIPGFHVNDKVLASWSDCRFYPAKVLAVNKDASYTVKFYDGVVQTVKGIHVKPFVRERGGGKTRSAEKNGVRKHQNGRERRPQENIPKNKRARRSTSDLEGDSETEDNNEVDEWDKREGQEKTKRKDGEVDVTKESPPAIKQEEHTEQHAGQNDLRDHMTATVGPNGVKVEEDRGQKVEEDRGQSEERSTHNLNGGIKKEVEMETEYTVLSSPNEPKPSTESPNQMSTLTGPVSIPLPSALSTNDGVEQKAASQPESSKSTPLDLPVKPIRKQGFHNPNRFSREPLYRVIKNQPPPVLSINLDHNPFKCSAVGCTKSFRKAKLLHYHMKYYHGEDQQLEDDLSPTRSVQTQASEKHPFPTTLESPKRRRTISASMHSTVHSPIRTPPSPRSEAKTMSRRRSVPPAVSTEPTQSQQQRVLLREKSKENQLDRNGQRPVATETFMSSGMDLGLVKERDRLKDKKQTDFLRVKLKKKKKKKKAKSEYTGSEENIDISIFDLQSKLNLPLKFPLSHNHKPELYHCRPGYNQSEQIHVDDEDSISDWSTDSCGWSDDEQGAELDVTTPPLNLGSVALETGAQEIVRCVCEVEEENDFMIQCEECLCWQHGTCMGLLEENVPDKYACYVCRDPPGQRQSLRYWYDRDWLSRGHMYGLSFLDENYSHQNAKKIAATHQLLGDVHRVVEVLNGLQLKMSILHTQTHPDLRLWCQPWKRAERPWRRDGSGTGTDAAPSPAPTDEGSERDHKSLARGGAEALMSAAMEKLSQASSSAFSPYQSFQDSYIMSEHCYQKPRAYYPAVEQRLVVETTRRGSELEDSLRSTEDLLEREQRYGGMLETARPKAHTHLNTHTKGSDVGRWGQAEVKMEGGDGDGSSQQHQWQINLLDHIDAVQEEVTHRMDFIERELDVLESWLDYTGELEPPEPLARLPQLKHSMKLLLTELAKVQQIALCCST
- the LOC112254387 gene encoding PHD finger protein 20 isoform X5, whose product is MRSCAPVVRVHREKKSTACSRIRSGGTTRCTSPLETQYPEIKQEVDVGMMSKTPPNRRGITFEVGATLEARDTLKNWYPANIEKIDYSDEKILIHYRQWSHRYDEWFDWTSPYLRPVERIQLRRQGLLDDDPIPGFHVNDKVLASWSDCRFYPAKVLAVNKDASYTVKFYDGVVQTVKGIHVKPFVRERGGGKTRSAEKNGVRKHQNGRERRPQENIPKNKRARRSTSDLEGDSETEDNNEVDEWDKREGQEKTKRKDGEVDVTKESPPAIKQEEHTEQHAGQNDLRDHMTATVGPNGVKVEEDRGQKVEEDRGQSEERSTHNLNGGIKKEVEMETEYTVLSSPNEPKPSTESPNQMSTLTGPVSIPLPSALSTNDGVEQKAASQPESSKSTPLDLPVKPIRKQGFHNPNRFSREPLYRVIKNQPPPVLSINLDHNPFKCSAVGCTKSFRKAKLLHYHMKYYHGEDQQLEDDLSPTRSVQTQASEKHPFPTTLESPKRRRTISASMLIIMFVLCLADSTVHSPIRTPPSPRSEAKTMSRRRSVPPAVSTEPTQSQQQRVLLREKSKENQLDRNGQRPVATETFMSSGMDLGLVKERDRLKDKKQTDFLRVKLKKKKKKKKAKSDEDSISDWSTDSCGWSDDEQGAELDVTTPPLNLGSVALETGAQEIVRCVCEVEEENDFMIQCEECLCWQHGTCMGLLEENVPDKYACYVCRDPPGQRQSLRYWYDRDWLSRGHMYGLSFLDENYSHQNAKKIAATHQLLGDVHRVVEVLNGLQLKMSILHTQTHPDLRLWCQPWKRAERPWRRDGSGTGTDAAPSPAPTDEGSERDHKSLARGGAEALMSAAMEKLSQASSSAFSPYQSFQDSYIMSEHCYQKPRAYYPAVEQRLVVETTRRGSELEDSLRSTEDLLEREQRYGGMLETARPKAHTHLNTHTKGSDVGRWGQAEVKMEGGDGDGSSQQHQWQINLLDHIDAVQEEVTHRMDFIERELDVLESWLDYTGELEPPEPLARLPQLKHSMKLLLTELAKVQQIALCCST
- the LOC112254387 gene encoding PHD finger protein 20 isoform X1, whose protein sequence is MRSCAPVVRVHREKKSTACSRIRSGGTTRCTSPLETQYPEIKQEVDVGMMSKTPPNRRGITFEVGATLEARDTLKNWYPANIEKIDYSDEKILIHYRQWSHRYDEWFDWTSPYLRPVERIQLRRQGLLDDDPIPGFHVNDKVLASWSDCRFYPAKVLAVNKDASYTVKFYDGVVQTVKGIHVKPFVRERGGGKTRSAEKNGVRKHQNGRERRPQENIPKNKRARRSTSDLEGDSETEDNNEVDEWDKREGQEKTKRKDGEVDVTKESPPAIKQEEHTEQHAGQNDLRDHMTATVGPNGVKVEEDRGQKVEEDRGQSEERSTHNLNGGIKKEVEMETEYTVLSSPNEPKPSTESPNQMSTLTGPVSIPLPSALSTNDGVEQKAASQPESSKSTPLDLPVKPIRKQGFHNPNRFSREPLYRVIKNQPPPVLSINLDHNPFKCSAVGCTKSFRKAKLLHYHMKYYHGEDQQLEDDLSPTRSVQTQASEKHPFPTTLESPKRRRTISASMLIIMFVLCLADSTVHSPIRTPPSPRSEAKTMSRRRSVPPAVSTEPTQSQQQRVLLREKSKENQLDRNGQRPVATETFMSSGMDLGLVKERDRLKDKKQTDFLRVKLKKKKKKKKAKSEYTGSEENIDISIFDLQSKLNLPLKFPLSHNHKPELYHCRPGYNQSEQIHVDDEDSISDWSTDSCGWSDDEQGAELDVTTPPLNLGSVALETGAQEIVRCVCEVEEENDFMIQCEECLCWQHGTCMGLLEENVPDKYACYVCRDPPGQRQSLRYWYDRDWLSRGHMYGLSFLDENYSHQNAKKIAATHQLLGDVHRVVEVLNGLQLKMSILHTQTHPDLRLWCQPWKRAERPWRRDGSGTGTDAAPSPAPTDEGSERDHKSLARGGAEALMSAAMEKLSQASSSAFSPYQSFQDSYIMSEHCYQKPRAYYPAVEQRLVVETTRRGSELEDSLRSTEDLLEREQRYGGMLETARPKAHTHLNTHTKGSDVGRWGQAEVKMEGGDGDGSSQQHQWQINLLDHIDAVQEEVTHRMDFIERELDVLESWLDYTGELEPPEPLARLPQLKHSMKLLLTELAKVQQIALCCST
- the LOC112254387 gene encoding PHD finger protein 20 isoform X4; protein product: MEYAQSLYTKEVDVGMMSKTPPNRRGITFEVGATLEARDTLKNWYPANIEKIDYSDEKILIHYRQWSHRYDEWFDWTSPYLRPVERIQLRRQGLLDDDPIPGFHVNDKVLASWSDCRFYPAKVLAVNKDASYTVKFYDGVVQTVKGIHVKPFVRERGGGKTRSAEKNGVRKHQNGRERRPQENIPKNKRARRSTSDLEGDSETEDNNEVDEWDKREGQEKTKRKDGEVDVTKESPPAIKQEEHTEQHAGQNDLRDHMTATVGPNGVKVEEDRGQKVEEDRGQSEERSTHNLNGGIKKEVEMETEYTVLSSPNEPKPSTESPNQMSTLTGPVSIPLPSALSTNDGVEQKAASQPESSKSTPLDLPVKPIRKQGFHNPNRFSREPLYRVIKNQPPPVLSINLDHNPFKCSAVGCTKSFRKAKLLHYHMKYYHGEDQQLEDDLSPTRSVQTQASEKHPFPTTLESPKRRRTISASMLIIMFVLCLADSTVHSPIRTPPSPRSEAKTMSRRRSVPPAVSTEPTQSQQQRVLLREKSKENQLDRNGQRPVATETFMSSGMDLGLVKERDRLKDKKQTDFLRVKLKKKKKKKKAKSEYTGSEENIDISIFDLQSKLNLPLKFPLSHNHKPELYHCRPGYNQSEQIHVDDEDSISDWSTDSCGWSDDEQGAELDVTTPPLNLGSVALETGAQEIVRCVCEVEEENDFMIQCEECLCWQHGTCMGLLEENVPDKYACYVCRDPPGQRQSLRYWYDRDWLSRGHMYGLSFLDENYSHQNAKKIAATHQLLGDVHRVVEVLNGLQLKMSILHTQTHPDLRLWCQPWKRAERPWRRDGSGTGTDAAPSPAPTDEGSERDHKSLARGGAEALMSAAMEKLSQASSSAFSPYQSFQDSYIMSEHCYQKPRAYYPAVEQRLVVETTRRGSELEDSLRSTEDLLEREQRYGGMLETARPKAHTHLNTHTKGSDVGRWGQAEVKMEGGDGDGSSQQHQWQINLLDHIDAVQEEVTHRMDFIERELDVLESWLDYTGELEPPEPLARLPQLKHSMKLLLTELAKVQQIALCCST
- the LOC112254387 gene encoding PHD finger protein 20 isoform X3; translation: MEYAQSLYTKQEVDVGMMSKTPPNRRGITFEVGATLEARDTLKNWYPANIEKIDYSDEKILIHYRQWSHRYDEWFDWTSPYLRPVERIQLRRQGLLDDDPIPGFHVNDKVLASWSDCRFYPAKVLAVNKDASYTVKFYDGVVQTVKGIHVKPFVRERGGGKTRSAEKNGVRKHQNGRERRPQENIPKNKRARRSTSDLEGDSETEDNNEVDEWDKREGQEKTKRKDGEVDVTKESPPAIKQEEHTEQHAGQNDLRDHMTATVGPNGVKVEEDRGQKVEEDRGQSEERSTHNLNGGIKKEVEMETEYTVLSSPNEPKPSTESPNQMSTLTGPVSIPLPSALSTNDGVEQKAASQPESSKSTPLDLPVKPIRKQGFHNPNRFSREPLYRVIKNQPPPVLSINLDHNPFKCSAVGCTKSFRKAKLLHYHMKYYHGEDQQLEDDLSPTRSVQTQASEKHPFPTTLESPKRRRTISASMLIIMFVLCLADSTVHSPIRTPPSPRSEAKTMSRRRSVPPAVSTEPTQSQQQRVLLREKSKENQLDRNGQRPVATETFMSSGMDLGLVKERDRLKDKKQTDFLRVKLKKKKKKKKAKSEYTGSEENIDISIFDLQSKLNLPLKFPLSHNHKPELYHCRPGYNQSEQIHVDDEDSISDWSTDSCGWSDDEQGAELDVTTPPLNLGSVALETGAQEIVRCVCEVEEENDFMIQCEECLCWQHGTCMGLLEENVPDKYACYVCRDPPGQRQSLRYWYDRDWLSRGHMYGLSFLDENYSHQNAKKIAATHQLLGDVHRVVEVLNGLQLKMSILHTQTHPDLRLWCQPWKRAERPWRRDGSGTGTDAAPSPAPTDEGSERDHKSLARGGAEALMSAAMEKLSQASSSAFSPYQSFQDSYIMSEHCYQKPRAYYPAVEQRLVVETTRRGSELEDSLRSTEDLLEREQRYGGMLETARPKAHTHLNTHTKGSDVGRWGQAEVKMEGGDGDGSSQQHQWQINLLDHIDAVQEEVTHRMDFIERELDVLESWLDYTGELEPPEPLARLPQLKHSMKLLLTELAKVQQIALCCST
- the LOC112254387 gene encoding PHD finger protein 20 isoform X6 — its product is MRGGGKTRSAEKNGVRKHQNGRERRPQENIPKNKRARRSTSDLEGDSETEDNNEVDEWDKREGQEKTKRKDGEVDVTKESPPAIKQEEHTEQHAGQNDLRDHMTATVGPNGVKVEEDRGQKVEEDRGQSEERSTHNLNGGIKKEVEMETEYTVLSSPNEPKPSTESPNQMSTLTGPVSIPLPSALSTNDGVEQKAASQPESSKSTPLDLPVKPIRKQGFHNPNRFSREPLYRVIKNQPPPVLSINLDHNPFKCSAVGCTKSFRKAKLLHYHMKYYHGEDQQLEDDLSPTRSVQTQASEKHPFPTTLESPKRRRTISASMLIIMFVLCLADSTVHSPIRTPPSPRSEAKTMSRRRSVPPAVSTEPTQSQQQRVLLREKSKENQLDRNGQRPVATETFMSSGMDLGLVKERDRLKDKKQTDFLRVKLKKKKKKKKAKSEYTGSEENIDISIFDLQSKLNLPLKFPLSHNHKPELYHCRPGYNQSEQIHVDDEDSISDWSTDSCGWSDDEQGAELDVTTPPLNLGSVALETGAQEIVRCVCEVEEENDFMIQCEECLCWQHGTCMGLLEENVPDKYACYVCRDPPGQRQSLRYWYDRDWLSRGHMYGLSFLDENYSHQNAKKIAATHQLLGDVHRVVEVLNGLQLKMSILHTQTHPDLRLWCQPWKRAERPWRRDGSGTGTDAAPSPAPTDEGSERDHKSLARGGAEALMSAAMEKLSQASSSAFSPYQSFQDSYIMSEHCYQKPRAYYPAVEQRLVVETTRRGSELEDSLRSTEDLLEREQRYGGMLETARPKAHTHLNTHTKGSDVGRWGQAEVKMEGGDGDGSSQQHQWQINLLDHIDAVQEEVTHRMDFIERELDVLESWLDYTGELEPPEPLARLPQLKHSMKLLLTELAKVQQIALCCST